A section of the Acanthochromis polyacanthus isolate Apoly-LR-REF ecotype Palm Island chromosome 13, KAUST_Apoly_ChrSc, whole genome shotgun sequence genome encodes:
- the znf296 gene encoding zinc finger protein 296 has protein sequence MSRRKLGSRPQHLSAIQDVPDMADGLSGDHPPPPCLQVQAPDEGRDLLTCGQCSQAFPLAHILAFIQHKQGGCSTRNQTQNASATPPSPAGRVRRQVDGTDPGPGFIELRRGAARKRVWGEEPGVKVKAEHGKAVPEEPSYFTCQQCEGVFPSAWALLQHAQHTHSFSIYQEDEEDDTDVEGRGGRKEHKPAAAVLDPRHLSQALASAFQPSTLRLGRSRQTHTTSSSSNLQALNFSVRLRELAEGNNNTTGSSPGGLVLSPSSSPPAASPFPHTGSLQADFHCDLCDQNFQSLLALSAHRRTHTCERPYHCGVCRQAFAQSGQLARHIRSHHREAGGGGSGYESVEMGMMEDEVGRQAVRGRIQMQPAGIMGKVGADVRAQGPSELDLTLPKHPSIASGLMLLTSQVRPPESGLLRLYQRQREGGEEEAEGQGEPPHTSPCASPSEGSLESGETGGSGESGIASGNCTPKRPEMGDRVRGVGEWENERGEIIEKEWSSTKVSEVVQEWQMDNERRSVAGAANTGGSNNNNNNNITSASSGGKKKKDEACEFCGKHFRNSSNLTVHRRSHTGERPYRCGLCNYACAQSSKLTRHMKTHGAQGAKASFLCQLCAVPFTVYATLEKHLKKVHGLSHASVGAYAQASAADTLAAIKAEEEAAAVVVKMEEDEASLDRTETESKMHRDAVKSMEVEEGQSQAEFVESRGSPAVVGDLPPDNSAEASLALTSAP, from the exons ATGTCCAGACGCAAACTTGGAAGCAGACCGCAGCACCTGAGTGCAATTCAAG ATGTCCCTGATATGGCAGACGGCTTATCAGGCgaccaccctcctcctccttgtctgCAGGTCCAAGCTCCTGACGAGGGTCGTGACCTTCTGACTTGTGGCCAGTGCAGCCAGGCCTTCCCCCTCGCCCACATCCTGGCCTTCATCCAGCACAAACAGGGCGGCTGCAGCACTAGAAACCAAACCCAGAATGCCAGCGCCACCCCTCCTTCACCTGCGGGGCGAGTGCGGCGGCAGGTCGACGGCACCGACCCGGGTCCGGGCTTCATCGAGCTGCGACGAGGGGCGGCCAGGAAGCGAGTCTGGGGGGAGGAGCCTGGCGTGAAGGTGAAGGCGGAGCACGGCAAAGCAG TGCCAGAGGAGCCGTCGTATTTCACCTGCCAGCAGTGTGAAGGCGTATTTCCATCTGCATGGGCGCTCTTACAGCACGCtcagcacacacactcattcagcATCTAccaggaggacgaggaggatgACACCGATGTGGAAGGAAGAGGAGGCCGTAAAGAGCACAAACCTGCTGCAGCCGTTCTAGATCCACGCCATCTGAGCCAAGCTCTTGCCTCAGCCTTTCAGCCCTCCACTCTGCGCCTCGGCCGTTCCCGTCAGACCcacaccacctcctcctccagcaaCCTCCAGGCTCTGAACTTCTCAGTGCGGCTCAGGGAGCTCGCTGAGGGGAATAATAACACCACTGGCAGCTCCCCTGGAGGCTTGGTGCTGTCTCCGTCCTCGTCCCCACCGGCAGCTTCTCCCTTCCCTCACACTGGATCCCTCCAGGCTGATTTCCACTGTGATCTCTGTGACCAGAACTTCCAGTCCCTGCTCGCCCTGTCAGCCCACCGCCGGACTCACACCTGTGAGAGGCCCTATCACTGCGGCGTGTGCAGGCAGGCCTTCGCCCAGAGCGGGCAGCTGGCCCGTCACATAAGGAGCCACCATCGcgaggctggaggaggaggaagcggATACGAGTCGGTGGAGATGGGTATGATGGAGGACGAAGTAGGGAGGCAGGCGGTGAGAGGGAGGATTCAGATGCAGCCAGCTGGAATCATGGGGAAGGTCGGTGCAGACGTGAGAGCCCAGGGCCCCTCTGAGCTGGACCTCACCCTCCCCAAACACCCCTCCATAGCCTCTGGTCTGATGCTGCTGACCTCCCAGGTTAGACCACCAGAAAGTGGGCTGCTGAGGCTGTACCAGCGCCAGAGAGagggaggtgaggaggaggcagaggggCAGGGGGAGCCCCCGCACACCTCGCCTTGCGCCAGTCCCTCTGAGGGCTCCCTGGAGAGCGGAGAGACGGGAGGCAGCGGCGAGAGTGGCATCGCTAGTGGCAACTGCACGCCCAAACGTCCAGAGATGGGCGACAGGGTTCGAGGAGTGGGAGAGTGGGAGAACGAACGAGGAGAGATCATTGAGAAAGAGTGGAGTTCAACCAAAGTCAGCGAGGTTGTGCAGGAGTGGCAGATGGACAATGAGCGGAGGAGTGTAGCAGGAGCTGCTAACACTGGAGggagcaataataataataataataatattacttCTGCAAGTTCAGgtgggaagaagaagaaggatgaAGCCTGCGAGTTCTGTGGCAAGCActtcagaaacagcagcaacctGACGGTGCACCGCCGCAGTCACACAGGTGAAAGGCCTTACCGCTGCGGCCTCTGCAACTACGCCTGTGCACAGAGCTCAAAGTTAACGCGCCACATGAAGACCCACGGGGCTCAGGGAGCAAAGGCTTCCTTTTTGTGCCAGCTGTGTGCTGTTCCCTTCACAGTCTATGCCACGCTGGAGAAACATCTGAAGAAAGTTCACGGCCTGAGCCATGCCAGCGTCGGAGCGTACGCACAGGCCAGCGCCGCAGACACTTTAGCTGCTATAAAAGCtgaggaggaagcagcagcagttgtggtgaagatggaggaggatgaggCTAGTTTGGATCGGACAGAAACGGAAAGCAAAATGCATAGGGATGCAGTGaaaagcatggaggtggaggaggggcaAAGCCAAGCAGAGTTTGTGGAGAGCAGAGGGAGTCCAGCTGTAGTGGGCGACCTCCCACCTGACAACAGTGCAGAGGCGAGTTTGGCTTTGACTTCTGCACCCTGA
- the capn12 gene encoding calpain-12 produces the protein MATNKEAPLGSIENPIKFQDQDFNALLQECLQAGLLFFDPTFVAEQKSIGLPEDPDPKKAIEWKRPKEISEKAVFVEGTTGTTDICQGQLGNCWLLAPLSCLTMHPKLFVKVVPPNQSLAEPYAGIFHFRFWQYGEWVEVVVDDRLPVREGRLLFSYSHTRNEFWSALVEKAYAKLVGSYGSLKGGNISEGMEDFTGGIAYSLSVSSRTPRVMWRCLTAALSRGSLLSCFIEASSYRDVGKVTGDGLIKGHAYAITDTDKVKKASEEILLLRLRNPWGFVEYKGPWSDKGKEWGEVDQSEKERIELKKKEDGEFWISADDFSSIFDIVELCSVNPETHEEGNTLAASTWSISEHEGSWVSGSSAGGSRRYRKSFWTNPQFELVLKEVDQDKEEDEDDDDDEDDDEDEELTPEEKKRAEKQKKKAKQCTVLVEVLQKNRRQRDKIHFLYIGFHVYKVPPELEGVCLDRSFFVKNRPVGRSGKYKAQRGIWRKLHLDPGNYIIVASSYRPNQRGEFFVRIFSKTGNTLGSSDFTCSSGFLPVMAAPITPEDHMRVQKTFDEEAGPDDRLDVKQIMKLLNSVLVKDYHLPLETCRQLIFAEDTKGRSTVGREQAESLLLALRNLQVQQLRFDEDSSGTMSTFELSTALQAVGMQCDYKVVQLLSERFASGESHMPFHSFVSCVARLRKLFALYESETSQEVKDRGINAWLLQFVTV, from the exons ATGGCGACCAACAAGGAGGCTCCTCTGGGCTCCATCGAGAACCCGATCAAGTTCCAGGACCAGGACTTCAACGCTCTGCTGCAGGAGTGTCTCCAGGCAGGACTTCTGTTCTTTGATCCGACCTTcgtggctgagcagaagtccaTCGGTCTGCCTGAAGATCCGGATCCCAAGAAGGCGATCGAATGGAAGAGACCCAAG GAAATCAGTGAGAAGGCTGTGTTTGTGGAGGGAACCACTGGGACCACTGATATCTGTCAGGGCCAACTAG GTAACTGTTGGCTGCTTGCGCCTCTGTCCTGTCTGACCATGCACCCTAAACTCTTTGTGAAGGTGGTGCCGCCCAACCAGAGTCTGGCTGAGCCATATGCAGGGATCTTCCATTTTAGG TTCTGGCAGTATGGTGAGTGGGTGGAGGTGGTTGTGGATGACAGGCTGCCAGTACGCGAAGGCCGTCTGCTCTTCAGCTACTCTCACACTCGCAATGAGTTTTGGAGCGCCCTGGTGGAGAAGGCCTATGCCAA GTTGGTTGGATCCTACGGGAGCCTGAAGGGGGGAAACATCTCAGAGGGGATGGAGGATTTCACCGGAGGCATCGCGTACTCGCTGAGCGTCTCATCTCGGACCCCTCGGGTCATGTGGAGGTGTCTGACGGCTGCTCTGTCCAGAGGAAGCCTGCTCAGCTGTTTCATCGAG GCCAGCAGCTACCGTGATGTTGGTAAAGTGACAGGAGACGGGCTGATAAAGGGCCACGCTTACGCCATCACTGACACCGACAAG GTGAAGAAAGCATCAGAGGAGATTTTGCTGCTGAGGCTGAGGAACCCCTGGGGTTTTGTTGAATATAAGGGACCCTGGAGTGACAA GGGTAAAGAGTGGGGGGAGGTGGACCAATCAGAGAAGGAGAGGATcgagctgaaaaaaaaagaagatggagAGTTCTG GATCAGCGCTGATGACTTCAGCAGTATCTTTGACATCGTGGAGCTCTGCAGTGTGAATCCTGAAACTCACGAGGAGGGAAACACACTTGCTGCATCTACCTGGAGCATCAGCGAACACGAGGGATCTTGGGTATCAGGCAGCTCCGCTGGTGGAAGCCGCAGATACAGAA AATCGTTCTGGACAAATCCCCAGTTCGAGTTGGTTCTCAAAGAGGTGGACCAGGACAAggaagaggatgaagatgatgatgatgatgaggatgacgaTGAGGATGAGGAGTTGACCCCAGAGGAGAAGAAGcgagcagagaaacagaagaagaaagccAAGCAGTGCACCGTGCTGGTGGAGGTTCTGCAGAAAAACCGCAGGCAGAGGGATAAGATCCACTTCCTCTACATTGGTTTCCACGTCTACAAG GTTCCTCCTGAG CTGGAGGGTGTTTGTCTGGACCGCAGCTTCTTTGTAAAAAATCGCCCCGTGGGTAGATCTGGGAAATACAAGGCTCAGAG AGGTATCTGGAGGAAGCTGCATCTGGACCCTGGTAACTACATCATCGTGGCGTCCTCCTATCGACCCAACCAACGCGGAGAGTTCTTTGTCCGCATTTTCTCCAAGACTGGAAACACCCTGGG GAGTTCTGACTTCACTTGCTCTTCTGGTTTCCTTCCA gTCATGGCTGCTCCCATCACCCCAGAGGATCACATGAGAGTTCAGAAGACCTTTGATGAGGAGGCTGGTCCA GATGACCGGTTGGATGTCAAACAGATCATGAAGCTGCTCAACTCAG TTCTCGTCAAAGATTACCATCTGCCACTGGAGACGTGCAGACAGCTCATCTTTGCAGAGGAT ACCAAAGGGCGCTCCACTGTCGGTCGTGAACAAGCTGAATCCCTGCTGTTGGCCCTGCGCAACCTGCAGGTACAGCAGCTCAGA TTTGATGAGGATTCTTCTGGAACCATGAGCACCTTTGAACTCAGCACAGCGCTGCAAGCTGTTG GAATGCAGTGCGATTACAAGGTAGTTCAGCTGCTGTCCGAGAGATTTGCCTCCGGAGAGTCTCACATGCCCTTCCACAGCTTTGTCTCCTGTGTCGCCCGGCTGCGCAAGCTTTTtg CTCTGTATGAATCAGAGACCAGTCAAGAGGTGAAAGACAGAGGGATCAATGCT TGGCTGCTTCAGTTTGTGACGGTGTGA